One Methanoculleus sp. 7T genomic window carries:
- a CDS encoding histone deacetylase family protein — MTGEVFAAHDDPGHPESQARLRAALAGVPSDARRITPERAAPEDLARVHTPRYITAIRSFCRECPLGRACYIDPDTYAASGSFDAALYAVGAVWQAVERALDGEHSFALVRPPGHHAMPARAMGFCLFNNVAVATAKALREVDRVVVVDWDLHHGNGTQAAFYTTDRVLYCSVHQMGLFPGTGWPEERGAGRGVGYTINAPLESGSTGADYALVFRKIVVPAIRRFEPGLVVVSAGQDAAFDDPLGSMALCPGDFGALTGMLADMGFGALALALEGGYGRSHAEAIGAIVAALDGARFTPEGGEPKASTRLLVEAYAEEDGAILI, encoded by the coding sequence GTGACGGGAGAGGTCTTTGCGGCGCATGACGACCCGGGCCACCCAGAGTCGCAGGCGCGTCTTCGGGCCGCTCTCGCAGGGGTGCCGAGCGATGCCCGCCGCATAACCCCCGAGCGGGCGGCGCCCGAGGACCTGGCGCGGGTGCACACGCCCCGGTACATCACCGCCATACGCTCGTTCTGCAGGGAATGCCCACTGGGCCGGGCCTGCTATATCGACCCCGACACCTATGCCGCCTCCGGGTCGTTCGACGCGGCCCTGTATGCGGTTGGGGCCGTCTGGCAGGCGGTGGAGCGGGCGCTTGACGGCGAACACTCGTTTGCTCTGGTCCGCCCGCCGGGGCACCATGCCATGCCGGCGCGGGCGATGGGGTTCTGCCTCTTCAACAACGTCGCCGTCGCCACGGCCAAGGCGCTCCGGGAGGTCGACCGTGTCGTAGTCGTGGACTGGGACCTGCATCATGGGAACGGGACGCAAGCGGCGTTCTACACCACGGACCGGGTACTCTACTGCTCGGTCCACCAGATGGGACTCTTCCCCGGGACCGGCTGGCCGGAGGAGCGGGGCGCCGGTCGGGGTGTCGGGTACACGATCAATGCGCCGCTTGAGTCGGGCTCGACCGGCGCCGACTACGCCCTGGTCTTTCGGAAGATTGTCGTCCCGGCGATCAGGCGGTTCGAACCGGGCCTCGTGGTGGTATCGGCGGGGCAGGACGCAGCGTTCGACGACCCGCTCGGCTCGATGGCTCTATGCCCGGGCGATTTCGGGGCCCTGACCGGGATGCTGGCGGATATGGGTTTTGGTGCTCTCGCCCTCGCGCTTGAGGGAGGTTACGGGCGGTCGCATGCCGAGGCGATCGGAGCGATCGTTGCCGCCCTCGACGGAGCGCGCTTCACACCCGAGGGCGGCGAACCGAAGGCGAGCACACGGTTGCTCGTGGAGGCGTACGCTGAAGAAGACGGTGCTATTCTTATCTGA
- a CDS encoding C39 family peptidase: MDSAQDLSDLVISFQKSKQILGKSGVADYLFRYLSEQNAMSCVIERKYVDKDFLLDYSKYYSRSFRNGDDRFTTRLHFFKCPLTSETFNEILVDGSDEDIVRLNKSYLGFTVIKPINDKDDNPLIGKTLLVTYPESDGAAKRVFIKHTYHVSLFGIDLKVESLPFQTQDSTVGGCATIACWIALHPLSKLFGVPTHSPYEVTERSVSFISLNRNFPSKGLTIYEMKNCFTQIGLDTEFIVPSFVQGSSYDPKYDDITADSVIAYINMGIPVIAAIALKKPGKKYKMRRKFSRYLRRIKEEPEFAYHAVVISGYRHENGRVTELYLHDDGIGPYCRTQPVGNFTIWHNEWVSIRGYESIYVRHLLVPVYPKIRMEFSKIYQAYQYLRNSICQVSDPRYSNLVKFELFLVDMKEYKKALLKKRFDDKVAFLQEPMPRFLWIIRQYFMDTVVFDVIHDATDEREHGLVKIIRYI; encoded by the coding sequence ATGGACTCAGCACAAGATCTATCTGATCTAGTCATCTCTTTTCAAAAATCGAAGCAAATTCTTGGTAAATCTGGCGTCGCTGATTATTTATTTAGGTATTTATCCGAACAAAATGCAATGTCCTGCGTTATTGAAAGAAAATACGTTGATAAGGATTTCTTACTGGATTATTCTAAATACTATTCGAGATCATTCCGTAATGGAGATGATAGATTTACAACGAGACTTCATTTTTTTAAATGCCCCTTGACCTCTGAAACATTCAATGAAATCTTAGTTGATGGATCTGACGAGGATATTGTACGATTAAACAAGTCGTATCTTGGTTTCACGGTAATAAAACCTATAAATGATAAAGATGACAATCCTCTGATCGGGAAAACTTTACTGGTGACATATCCTGAAAGCGATGGTGCAGCGAAAAGGGTTTTTATTAAACATACTTATCATGTATCGCTTTTTGGAATTGATCTGAAGGTTGAGTCATTACCTTTTCAGACTCAAGACTCAACCGTGGGTGGGTGTGCTACAATTGCATGCTGGATTGCATTGCATCCATTATCAAAGCTCTTTGGTGTGCCCACCCATTCTCCGTATGAAGTGACAGAAAGGTCAGTCTCTTTTATCTCGCTAAATCGAAATTTCCCCTCTAAAGGCTTGACTATATACGAGATGAAAAATTGCTTTACCCAGATCGGTTTAGATACGGAGTTTATCGTGCCTTCGTTTGTTCAGGGGAGTAGTTATGACCCAAAATATGATGATATCACAGCTGATTCTGTAATAGCCTACATTAACATGGGTATCCCGGTTATTGCCGCAATTGCGCTAAAAAAGCCTGGAAAAAAGTACAAAATGAGGCGTAAATTTTCACGATATCTTAGGCGAATAAAGGAAGAACCCGAGTTTGCGTATCATGCAGTGGTTATTAGTGGATACCGACATGAAAACGGTAGAGTGACTGAGTTATATCTGCACGATGATGGCATCGGTCCGTATTGTAGAACACAGCCGGTCGGGAACTTTACAATATGGCACAATGAGTGGGTAAGTATCCGGGGTTATGAGAGTATTTATGTTCGGCATTTATTGGTCCCCGTCTATCCCAAGATACGGATGGAGTTCTCAAAAATCTACCAAGCCTACCAGTATCTGCGAAATTCAATATGTCAAGTGTCAGATCCACGTTATAGTAACCTAGTGAAATTTGAGTTATTTTTGGTTGATATGAAAGAATATAAAAAAGCCCTCCTGAAAAAGAGATTCGATGATAAGGTCGCCTTTCTTCAAGAGCCCATGCCTAGATTTTTGTGGATAATCAGGCAGTATTTCATGGATACGGTTGTTTTTGATGTAATACATGATGCTACCGATGAACGAGAACACGGTTTGGTGAAAATAATACGCTACATTTAG
- a CDS encoding V-type ATP synthase subunit C codes for MAPSGVIAPSCIYACTRFRVRRTKLLPREDYLRVMRMSIPEIVAYFGRQEEYSQEIAELVHEFSGAQLIEEAVNRSLAWSFQHAMAIAPGDLRTLTGEYLNRWDIANIMAILRGTTHDVPQRQIRDLLIPAGELDSALLDRLLGLATCGEVLEELRGWRLYPVLAEYYRICGERGVFARIENELYKHYYAGLLGLAASGCSGCQELIAYLRFEIDITNMKNLLRLRCAEEACDITAIDRTMVPGGRIPIDLFRRLFGIETEGEFVSIFLQTDIVPVLTRAVRELREDPDFSSSDAAELVWQRWHQHRRPIHEVEMAVTRIRLRELESLSRRHPFSVLPVLAYLERKKYEVANLRAIARGKAFGLPSERIWQYIVL; via the coding sequence ATGGCTCCGTCCGGCGTAATCGCCCCATCGTGTATCTACGCCTGCACCCGGTTCCGTGTCCGCAGGACGAAACTCCTTCCCCGTGAAGACTACCTGCGCGTCATGCGGATGAGCATACCGGAGATCGTCGCCTACTTCGGCCGGCAAGAGGAGTACAGCCAGGAGATCGCGGAATTGGTACACGAATTCTCCGGCGCCCAACTCATCGAAGAGGCCGTAAACCGCAGTTTGGCGTGGTCGTTCCAGCACGCCATGGCGATCGCCCCGGGGGACTTGCGAACCCTGACCGGCGAATACCTCAACCGGTGGGACATCGCAAACATCATGGCGATTCTGCGGGGCACGACCCACGACGTTCCCCAGCGGCAGATTCGGGACCTCCTGATCCCTGCAGGCGAACTCGACAGCGCGCTCCTCGACCGCCTCTTAGGCCTTGCGACCTGCGGCGAGGTTCTGGAGGAACTCCGGGGCTGGCGGCTCTACCCGGTCCTTGCAGAGTACTATCGGATCTGCGGAGAGCGGGGCGTCTTTGCCCGGATCGAGAACGAACTCTACAAGCACTACTACGCCGGGCTGCTCGGTCTTGCCGCATCCGGGTGCAGCGGGTGTCAGGAGTTGATCGCCTACCTCCGGTTTGAGATCGATATCACCAACATGAAGAACCTTCTTCGGCTCCGCTGCGCAGAGGAGGCATGCGATATCACGGCCATCGACCGGACCATGGTTCCAGGCGGCCGTATCCCCATCGACCTCTTCCGACGGCTCTTCGGCATCGAGACGGAGGGGGAGTTCGTCAGCATCTTCCTGCAGACCGATATCGTCCCGGTCCTAACCCGAGCGGTGCGCGAACTCCGAGAAGATCCCGACTTCTCCAGCAGCGACGCCGCAGAACTGGTCTGGCAGCGGTGGCATCAGCACCGGCGGCCCATTCACGAGGTCGAGATGGCGGTCACCCGCATCAGGCTCCGCGAACTGGAATCGCTCTCCCGGCGTCACCCGTTCTCGGTCCTGCCGGTGCTCGCATACCTTGAGCGGAAGAAGTACGAGGTCGCGAACCTACGGGCGATCGCACGAGGAAAAGCCTTTGGCCTGCCGTCCGAGCGGATATGGCAGTACATCGTATTATAG
- a CDS encoding V-type ATP synthase subunit D has product MPVDEIKPTRSGLLIVRRRMALAERIHRLLSMKLDGMMLELVKLADQTALQRKDLEDKYARAREMAAVAAMMEGATGVLLAALSVEASPTYTAGHKNIFGVHLPDLEPVMVKKTLDQRGYGVLGTSSVIDDAADAYEDLLEEIIRSAELEGGVKRLLDDIERTRRRVNALEFKVIPELTEIRRFIEDQRDEMERQEWTRLRRIKKIKAKRAEKL; this is encoded by the coding sequence ATGCCGGTCGACGAGATCAAACCCACCAGATCCGGCCTGCTGATCGTTCGGCGGCGGATGGCTCTTGCAGAACGGATACACCGACTTCTCTCGATGAAACTGGACGGCATGATGCTGGAGTTGGTCAAACTCGCCGACCAGACCGCCCTGCAGCGCAAAGATCTCGAAGATAAATACGCGCGAGCTCGGGAGATGGCGGCGGTCGCCGCCATGATGGAAGGGGCCACTGGAGTGCTCCTTGCAGCGCTCTCCGTGGAGGCCTCCCCAACCTACACAGCCGGGCATAAGAACATCTTCGGGGTGCACCTCCCGGACCTGGAACCGGTGATGGTGAAGAAGACGCTCGACCAGCGCGGATACGGTGTCCTCGGGACATCATCGGTCATCGACGACGCCGCCGACGCTTACGAAGACCTCCTCGAAGAGATCATCAGAAGCGCCGAACTCGAAGGAGGAGTCAAGCGGCTGCTCGACGACATCGAACGGACCAGGCGGCGCGTGAATGCGCTGGAGTTCAAGGTCATCCCCGAACTTACCGAGATACGCCGGTTTATCGAAGACCAGCGCGACGAGATGGAGCGGCAGGAGTGGACACGGCTCCGGAGGATCAAGAAGATAAAGGCGAAACGGGCGGAGAAACTCTAG
- the cmk gene encoding (d)CMP kinase gives MRITISGPPGSGTTSLARYLAGKYGLDLISAGEVFRQLAREHDMELADFGRFAESDPSVDRMIDARQKEIGESTDNIIVEGRLSGWMVENADLRIWLAASLSCRAKRIAGRDGMTEEGARAYTENRQHSEATRYRTYYDIDISDLAPYDIVLSSETFGVDALGAIVDAAIACLARQKGRL, from the coding sequence ATGCGGATAACCATCAGCGGCCCCCCGGGAAGCGGCACCACATCGCTTGCCCGGTACCTGGCCGGGAAGTACGGGCTTGACCTCATATCCGCGGGGGAGGTCTTTCGCCAGCTCGCCCGGGAGCACGATATGGAACTCGCCGACTTCGGCAGGTTCGCGGAGAGCGACCCGTCGGTCGACCGGATGATCGATGCCAGGCAGAAGGAGATCGGCGAGAGCACAGACAACATCATCGTCGAAGGCAGGCTCTCGGGCTGGATGGTCGAGAACGCCGATCTCCGGATCTGGCTCGCCGCATCGCTCTCCTGCCGGGCGAAGCGTATTGCGGGCCGTGACGGGATGACCGAAGAAGGGGCCCGGGCCTACACCGAGAACCGGCAGCACTCGGAGGCCACCCGCTACCGGACCTACTACGATATCGATATCAGCGACCTCGCGCCGTACGATATCGTCCTCTCGTCCGAGACCTTCGGCGTGGATGCCCTCGGCGCGATTGTGGATGCCGCAATCGCGTGCCTCGCGCGGCAGAAGGGCAGGCTCTAG
- a CDS encoding DUF106 domain-containing protein, with protein MVDLKKHGPTIALLFTMLVMLSYGIEWVRVTVGAVMDMMLGPFIDVFGVPFFVMILILSGITGLYSSLVQKYTINYEKMQEVQEKMREFQKEFREAQLSGDEKKIKKLEGKRDRMMQDQLEISRQQFTPMAIILVLTVPIFFWLLFRLPPVGAPVSIASGIVLPFIGAVSLSDVAFWIVPAWILWYMICSLTISQVIRKSLNIGGI; from the coding sequence ATGGTGGACCTGAAGAAGCACGGCCCGACGATCGCCCTCCTCTTTACCATGCTCGTGATGCTCTCGTACGGCATAGAGTGGGTGCGGGTGACCGTCGGAGCGGTGATGGATATGATGCTCGGGCCGTTCATCGATGTCTTCGGTGTGCCGTTCTTTGTCATGATCCTCATCCTCTCCGGTATTACGGGCCTGTACTCGTCGCTCGTCCAGAAATACACCATCAATTACGAGAAGATGCAGGAGGTGCAGGAGAAGATGCGGGAGTTCCAGAAGGAGTTCCGCGAGGCCCAACTCTCCGGGGACGAGAAGAAGATCAAGAAACTTGAGGGGAAGCGCGACCGGATGATGCAGGACCAACTGGAGATCTCTCGGCAGCAGTTTACCCCCATGGCGATTATCCTCGTGCTGACGGTGCCGATCTTCTTCTGGCTCCTCTTCCGGCTCCCGCCGGTCGGCGCGCCGGTCAGTATTGCTAGCGGCATCGTGCTGCCCTTCATCGGGGCTGTCAGTCTCTCGGACGTTGCGTTCTGGATCGTTCCGGCCTGGATCCTCTGGTACATGATCTGTTCGCTGACCATCAGTCAGGTGATCCGGAAATCGCTCAATATCGGAGGGATCTGA
- a CDS encoding adenylate kinase encodes MGKKVVVTGVPGVGKTTVINGAMERLAAEGITYEAVNFGTFMFDVARKENLVSNRDEMRKLGKDVQKRLQQAAASGIAAMSGDANIIIDTHSSVKTPAGFLAGLPEWVLRELMPDVVVLVETDPDQILMRRLGDESRVRDMEGARAIAEHQEFNRAVAAAYAMYTGCTIKIVKNENFLLERAVGDLVDVLR; translated from the coding sequence TTGGGGAAGAAAGTCGTCGTGACGGGGGTTCCCGGCGTTGGGAAGACCACCGTCATCAACGGTGCGATGGAGAGACTGGCGGCCGAAGGCATCACCTACGAGGCCGTCAACTTCGGCACGTTCATGTTTGATGTGGCCCGTAAGGAGAACCTGGTCTCGAATCGCGACGAGATGCGTAAACTCGGAAAAGATGTCCAGAAGCGCCTCCAACAGGCGGCTGCCTCGGGAATCGCCGCCATGAGCGGAGATGCGAACATCATCATCGATACCCACAGCAGCGTCAAGACCCCGGCAGGTTTCCTCGCGGGGCTGCCTGAGTGGGTGCTCCGGGAACTGATGCCCGACGTGGTCGTGCTGGTGGAGACCGACCCGGACCAGATCCTGATGCGCCGGCTCGGCGACGAGTCGAGAGTCCGCGACATGGAGGGTGCCCGGGCGATCGCCGAGCACCAGGAGTTCAACCGCGCCGTCGCCGCGGCGTATGCGATGTACACCGGCTGCACCATCAAGATAGTCAAGAACGAGAACTTCTTGCTCGAACGAGCTGTCGGCGATCTCGTGGACGTACTGAGGTAA
- the secY gene encoding preprotein translocase subunit SecY: MGDLLDRFEPILAAMPAVRSPEGHVHFKNKLMWTLAILLLYFTLTNIDIFGLSPQSQDIFGLWRALLAGASGSLLHLGIGPIVTASIVLQLLKGAEILQIDTSEARGQVMYMGLQKMLIFVMIVVEALPMVLSGLMLPDPTVAAQLFGGNTFVVSLLIFLQLCIGGLLVVLMDEVVTKWGVGSGVGLFIVAGVSQGLVNGFLNWQTGTDPFPIGFFPRLIAIGTSGANFLEYFGTDMLALVTTIIIFLVIVYVESTRIEIPLAHTAVRGARARFPVKLIYASVLPMILVRVLQANVQMIGMLLSNAGITILGEFQGQQPINGLMWYIAPINQPQDWMWWLTDLGHAPWEVLLRMGIDISVMVIGGAIFALFWVKTAGLDSKDVARQIQRSGMHIPGYRRNEQVLEKYLDRYIPRITIIGGAFIGILSVVANLFGVIGAVGGTGLLLAVSITYRLYEEIASQQIMEMYPFMRGFFGKE, translated from the coding sequence ATGGGAGATCTGCTGGATAGATTTGAACCCATCCTTGCAGCGATGCCTGCAGTCAGAAGTCCGGAGGGGCACGTCCACTTCAAGAACAAACTGATGTGGACGCTTGCGATTCTGCTCCTCTACTTCACATTGACAAATATCGATATCTTTGGACTTTCTCCACAGTCACAGGATATATTCGGACTATGGCGTGCCCTGCTTGCCGGTGCAAGCGGTTCGCTCCTGCATCTCGGTATCGGGCCGATCGTCACCGCTTCGATCGTGCTGCAGCTGCTCAAGGGTGCTGAAATCCTGCAGATCGACACCAGCGAAGCACGCGGCCAGGTCATGTACATGGGCCTCCAGAAGATGCTCATCTTCGTGATGATCGTCGTCGAGGCGCTTCCCATGGTCTTAAGCGGGCTGATGCTGCCCGACCCAACGGTAGCGGCACAGTTGTTCGGCGGGAATACGTTCGTGGTCTCGCTCCTGATCTTCCTCCAGCTCTGCATCGGCGGGCTTTTGGTGGTGCTGATGGACGAGGTCGTCACGAAGTGGGGCGTCGGTTCGGGCGTGGGGCTCTTCATCGTTGCAGGGGTCTCGCAGGGTCTCGTGAACGGGTTCCTGAACTGGCAGACGGGCACCGATCCCTTCCCGATCGGGTTCTTCCCGCGGCTGATCGCCATAGGAACCTCGGGCGCAAACTTCCTCGAGTACTTCGGCACGGATATGCTCGCCCTCGTCACGACGATCATCATCTTCCTGGTCATCGTCTACGTGGAGTCGACCCGCATCGAGATCCCGCTTGCGCATACCGCGGTTCGCGGGGCACGCGCGCGCTTCCCGGTGAAGCTCATATACGCGAGTGTTCTGCCGATGATCCTGGTCCGGGTGCTGCAGGCGAACGTCCAGATGATCGGGATGCTCCTCTCGAATGCCGGGATAACGATCCTCGGCGAGTTCCAGGGACAGCAGCCGATCAACGGCCTGATGTGGTATATCGCCCCCATCAACCAGCCGCAGGACTGGATGTGGTGGCTCACCGACCTCGGGCACGCTCCCTGGGAGGTCCTGCTGCGTATGGGCATTGATATCTCGGTCATGGTGATCGGGGGTGCGATCTTCGCGCTCTTCTGGGTCAAGACCGCAGGCCTCGACTCGAAGGACGTGGCCCGGCAGATTCAGCGGAGCGGGATGCACATCCCCGGCTACCGCCGGAACGAGCAGGTGCTTGAAAAGTACCTCGACCGCTACATACCGAGGATCACCATCATCGGCGGTGCGTTCATCGGGATCCTCTCGGTCGTCGCGAACCTCTTCGGTGTGATCGGCGCGGTCGGCGGGACGGGACTGCTGCTGGCGGTGAGTATCACCTACCGGCTCTACGAGGAGATAGCAAGCCAGCAGATCATGGAGATGTACCCCTTCATGCGGGGGTTCTTTGGGAAAGAGTGA
- a CDS encoding uL15m family ribosomal protein: MPVNKRTKYRGSRTCGGGTHKNRRGAGNRGGRGRAGQRDHRFSHFYLKGEISNGKHGFVSKTSVPVSALDVGEIDQMAEALLDEGLAVREGELITLDVTELGIDKVLGGGRVTHKLSISAREFSERARAKIEEMGGQTMTV; this comes from the coding sequence ATGCCCGTAAACAAGAGAACCAAATACAGGGGTTCACGGACCTGCGGCGGCGGTACGCACAAAAACCGGCGTGGCGCCGGCAACAGGGGTGGACGAGGTAGAGCCGGGCAGCGCGACCACCGCTTCTCCCACTTCTACCTGAAGGGCGAGATATCCAACGGCAAGCACGGTTTCGTCAGCAAGACGTCCGTGCCGGTATCCGCACTCGATGTCGGGGAGATCGACCAGATGGCCGAGGCTCTGCTCGATGAGGGGCTTGCCGTCCGGGAGGGTGAACTTATCACCCTCGATGTTACCGAACTTGGTATTGATAAGGTGCTCGGTGGCGGAAGAGTCACCCACAAATTGAGCATCTCCGCCCGGGAGTTCTCAGAACGAGCCCGGGCAAAGATTGAGGAGATGGGCGGTCAGACGATGACCGTCTGA
- a CDS encoding 50S ribosomal protein L30, protein MYAVVQVRGVVKTNREIKDTLKMLRLHHVNHCVLVPDTPAYLGMIRKVKDFVAYGEVDPETLATLLRTRGRLTGDERLTDEYVQAHTGYAGIDEFAKALCNGETSFRDLAEIKPVLRLHPPRKGYKTIKRTFQQGGALGYYGPEINDLLYKMR, encoded by the coding sequence ATGTACGCGGTAGTGCAGGTGCGCGGCGTGGTCAAGACCAACCGCGAGATCAAGGACACCTTGAAGATGCTCCGTCTGCACCACGTCAACCACTGCGTTCTCGTGCCGGATACCCCTGCGTATCTGGGCATGATCCGCAAGGTGAAGGACTTCGTAGCGTACGGTGAGGTGGACCCGGAGACCCTGGCCACCCTCCTGCGCACCCGGGGCAGACTGACCGGGGACGAGCGGCTGACCGACGAATACGTCCAGGCGCATACCGGATATGCCGGGATCGACGAATTTGCGAAGGCGCTCTGCAACGGCGAGACGAGTTTCCGTGATCTGGCTGAGATCAAGCCGGTTCTCCGGCTGCACCCTCCACGAAAGGGCTATAAAACCATCAAGCGAACCTTTCAGCAGGGTGGGGCTCTCGGCTACTACGGCCCCGAGATCAACGATCTCCTCTACAAGATGAGGTGA
- a CDS encoding 30S ribosomal protein S5 produces MAYVQEEWIPLTGLGRMVAAGEITSIDEVLASGKPIKEPQIVDALLPDLEDEVLDINMVQRMTDSGRRVKFRTVVVVGNRNGYVGFGQGKDAQVGNAIQKAIADAKVNLIKVYRGCGSWECGCDTAHSIPIEVTGKAGSVRVTLKPAPQGIGLVTGDIPKKVLQLAGIKDVWAFNRGQTRTTINYAKATFEALRQTNIVRIGGTE; encoded by the coding sequence ATGGCATACGTACAGGAAGAATGGATTCCGCTCACCGGTCTCGGGCGCATGGTTGCCGCGGGCGAGATCACCAGTATTGATGAGGTGCTCGCGAGCGGCAAACCGATCAAGGAGCCCCAGATCGTCGACGCCCTTCTGCCCGACCTGGAGGACGAGGTGCTGGACATCAACATGGTCCAGCGGATGACGGACTCGGGCCGCCGTGTGAAGTTCCGCACCGTCGTGGTGGTCGGCAACCGGAACGGCTACGTCGGGTTCGGTCAGGGAAAGGACGCTCAGGTCGGCAACGCAATCCAGAAAGCGATAGCAGACGCGAAAGTGAACCTCATCAAGGTCTACCGGGGATGCGGGAGCTGGGAGTGCGGTTGTGACACCGCCCACTCGATCCCGATCGAGGTGACCGGTAAGGCGGGCAGCGTCCGGGTGACGCTGAAGCCTGCTCCGCAGGGAATCGGCCTTGTGACCGGAGACATCCCGAAGAAGGTTCTGCAGCTTGCAGGCATCAAGGATGTCTGGGCTTTCAACCGGGGGCAGACCCGGACGACCATCAACTACGCCAAGGCGACGTTCGAGGCGCTTCGGCAGACGAACATCGTCCGGATCGGAGGGACGGAGTGA
- a CDS encoding 50S ribosomal protein L18: MATGPRYFVPFRRRHEGKTDYYKRMSLLSSGTPRMVVRKTNRQIIVQLVVPEDEGDRTLVAAYSAELADYGYKGSTSSTPAAYLTGMLFAVKALNAEYDEAILDIGLARAKPGARVFAALKGAVDAGLDVPYGESILPDEERLKGAHIAEYAPERAGDLVANVEAVALAIKKELV, from the coding sequence ATGGCAACTGGCCCAAGATACTTCGTGCCCTTCCGGAGAAGGCACGAGGGCAAGACAGATTACTACAAGCGGATGTCGCTCCTGTCATCTGGGACGCCGCGGATGGTCGTCCGGAAGACGAACCGGCAGATCATCGTGCAGTTGGTCGTCCCCGAGGATGAGGGAGACCGCACCCTGGTAGCCGCATACTCGGCCGAACTTGCCGACTACGGCTACAAGGGCTCGACCTCCAGCACCCCGGCCGCTTACCTGACCGGGATGCTGTTTGCGGTTAAGGCGCTGAACGCGGAGTATGACGAGGCCATCCTGGACATCGGGCTTGCCCGGGCAAAGCCCGGGGCGCGTGTCTTTGCCGCCCTGAAGGGGGCAGTGGATGCGGGTCTCGACGTTCCGTATGGCGAGTCGATCCTCCCTGACGAGGAGCGGCTCAAGGGTGCCCACATCGCCGAGTACGCCCCCGAGCGGGCAGGCGATCTGGTGGCGAATGTAGAGGCTGTGGCTCTGGCCATCAAGAAGGAGCTGGTGTGA
- a CDS encoding 50S ribosomal protein L19e, giving the protein MSDLANQKRMAAAILKCGVNRVWFDPERQADIEAAISRDDLRELITDGAIKARVVKGNSRGRARERMAKRAYGHRNGPGRRKGAAGARSSSKRLWIGKIRAQRRVLREMRAEGTIDRSLYRLMYRRASGGQFRSVAHLAAHVETMAGRMK; this is encoded by the coding sequence ATGAGTGATCTCGCCAACCAGAAGCGAATGGCAGCCGCCATTCTCAAGTGCGGGGTCAACCGTGTCTGGTTCGATCCCGAGCGCCAAGCCGACATCGAGGCGGCTATCTCCCGGGACGACCTGCGTGAACTTATCACCGACGGTGCGATCAAGGCACGCGTCGTGAAGGGAAACAGCCGGGGAAGAGCACGCGAGCGGATGGCGAAGCGCGCCTACGGTCACCGGAACGGACCCGGAAGAAGAAAGGGTGCCGCCGGAGCCCGCAGTTCCAGCAAGCGGTTATGGATCGGCAAGATCCGGGCACAGCGCCGCGTTCTGCGCGAGATGCGTGCCGAAGGCACAATCGACCGGAGTCTCTACCGCCTGATGTACCGGCGGGCTTCCGGCGGTCAGTTCCGGAGTGTGGCGCACCTTGCAGCGCATGTTGAGACGATGGCAGGGAGGATGAAATAA
- a CDS encoding 50S ribosomal protein L32e, with protein MDERRKLIRVRTQHNKPAFKRRGLHRKVKLDDVWRRPRGLHSKQRRQFRAKGVLPRPGYGSPAAVRGMHPSGYEEVRVFSPADLAGLNPEVQAVRIAGSVGNRKRGEIQARALELGLKVLNAKDLTRAAPEPVAVEEEVNEDE; from the coding sequence ATGGATGAGAGAAGAAAATTGATCCGCGTCCGCACCCAGCACAACAAACCTGCCTTTAAGAGGCGCGGGCTCCACCGCAAAGTGAAACTGGACGATGTCTGGCGGCGCCCACGCGGTCTGCACAGCAAGCAGAGACGGCAGTTCCGCGCAAAAGGCGTTCTCCCCCGGCCGGGATACGGAAGCCCTGCCGCAGTCCGCGGCATGCACCCAAGCGGCTATGAGGAGGTTCGGGTCTTCTCGCCGGCCGACCTTGCGGGACTGAACCCGGAGGTTCAGGCCGTCCGGATTGCCGGATCGGTAGGCAACAGAAAGCGCGGAGAGATTCAGGCGCGGGCTCTGGAACTGGGGCTCAAGGTGCTGAACGCAAAAGATCTCACCCGTGCGGCCCCTGAACCTGTTGCGGTTGAAGAAGAGGTGAACGAGGATGAGTGA